In the Streptomyces formicae genome, one interval contains:
- the arc gene encoding proteasome ATPase, whose translation MAAHDDDINRGIRPGRGSEDPAGQVAYLEQEIAVLRRKLADSPRHTRILEERIVELQTNLAGVSAQNERLANTLREARDQIVALKEEVDRLAQPPAGFGVFLVANEDGTADIFTGGRKLRVNVSPSVELEELRRGQEVMLNEALNVVEAMEYESVGDIVTLKEILEDGDRALVVGHTDEERVVRLAEPLLDVTIRPGDALLLEPRSGYVYEVVPKSEVEELVLEEVPDISYEKIGGLGGQIEMIRDAVELPYLYPDLFKEHELRPPKGVLLYGPPGCGKTLIAKAVANSLAKKVAEVTGQPAGKSYFLNIKGPELLNKYVGETERHIRLVFQRAREKASEGTPVIVFFDEMESLFRTRGSGVSSDVENTIVPQLLAEIDGVEGLENVIVIGASNREDMIDPAILRPGRLDVKIKIERPDAEAAKDIFAKYLTERLPLHADDLAEHSADRRATVHGMIQSVVEQMYAESEENRFLEVTYANGDKEVLYFKDFNSGAMIENIVGRAKKMAIKAFLEANQKGLRVAHLLQACIDEFKENEDLPNTTNPDDWARISGKKGERIVYIRTLVTGKQGADTGRSIDTVANTGQYL comes from the coding sequence AGAGCGGATCGTCGAGCTGCAGACCAACCTGGCCGGCGTGTCCGCGCAGAACGAGCGGCTCGCCAACACGCTCCGCGAGGCCCGCGACCAGATCGTGGCCCTCAAGGAAGAGGTCGACCGGCTCGCGCAGCCACCGGCCGGCTTCGGAGTCTTCCTCGTGGCGAACGAGGACGGCACGGCGGACATCTTCACCGGGGGCCGCAAGCTCCGGGTGAACGTCAGCCCGAGCGTGGAGCTCGAAGAGCTCAGGCGCGGCCAGGAAGTAATGCTCAACGAAGCGCTCAACGTGGTCGAGGCCATGGAGTACGAGAGCGTCGGCGACATCGTCACCCTCAAGGAGATCCTCGAGGACGGCGATCGAGCCCTGGTGGTCGGACACACCGACGAAGAACGAGTGGTGCGGCTCGCCGAACCCCTCCTCGACGTCACCATCCGCCCCGGCGACGCCCTCCTGCTCGAACCGCGCTCCGGCTATGTCTACGAGGTCGTTCCCAAGAGCGAGGTCGAGGAGCTCGTCCTCGAAGAAGTCCCCGACATCAGCTACGAGAAGATCGGCGGCCTCGGCGGCCAGATCGAGATGATCAGGGACGCGGTCGAGCTTCCCTACCTCTACCCCGACCTCTTCAAGGAGCACGAACTGCGGCCGCCCAAGGGCGTCCTGCTGTACGGGCCCCCTGGTTGCGGCAAGACGCTGATCGCGAAGGCCGTCGCCAACTCCCTTGCCAAGAAGGTCGCCGAGGTGACCGGGCAGCCCGCGGGGAAGAGCTACTTCCTCAACATCAAGGGCCCCGAGCTCCTCAACAAGTACGTCGGGGAGACCGAGCGCCACATCCGCCTGGTCTTCCAGCGTGCGCGGGAGAAGGCGAGCGAGGGCACCCCCGTCATCGTCTTCTTCGACGAGATGGAATCCCTCTTCCGCACCCGCGGATCCGGTGTCAGCTCGGACGTGGAGAACACCATCGTCCCGCAGCTACTCGCCGAGATCGACGGCGTGGAAGGGCTGGAGAACGTCATCGTCATCGGCGCCTCCAACCGCGAGGACATGATCGACCCCGCGATCCTGCGGCCAGGACGACTCGACGTGAAGATCAAGATCGAGCGTCCGGACGCCGAGGCGGCGAAGGACATCTTCGCCAAGTACCTCACCGAGCGGCTCCCGCTGCACGCGGACGACCTCGCCGAGCACAGCGCCGACCGGCGCGCCACGGTGCACGGCATGATCCAGTCCGTGGTCGAGCAGATGTACGCGGAGTCCGAGGAGAACCGCTTCCTCGAGGTGACGTACGCCAATGGCGACAAGGAAGTCCTGTACTTCAAGGACTTCAACTCCGGCGCCATGATCGAGAACATCGTGGGCCGCGCCAAGAAGATGGCCATCAAGGCCTTCCTCGAGGCGAACCAGAAGGGCCTCAGGGTCGCTCACCTCCTCCAGGCTTGCATCGACGAGTTCAAGGAGAACGAGGACCTGCCCAACACCACCAACCCGGACGACTGGGCCAGGATCTCCGGAAAGAAGGGCGAGCGGATCGTGTACATCCGCACCCTCGTCACCGGAAAGCAGGGCGCGGACACCGGACGCTCCATCGACACGGTGGCCAACACCGGTCAGTACCTGTAG
- the prcB gene encoding proteasome subunit beta: MEANPRSTGRLPAAFLTPGSSSFMDFLSEHQPEILPGNRQLPPTQGVLEAPHGTTIVAVTFPGGVVLAGDRRATMGNVIAQRDIEKVFPADEYSAVGIAGTAGLAVEMVKLFQLELEHFEKVEGATLSLEGKANRLSTMIRSNLGMAMQGLAVVPLFAGYDVDREKGRIFSYDVTGGRSEEHGFAATGSGSVFARGAMKKLYHDALTEEQATTLVIQALYDAADDDSATGGPDMARRIFPIVTVISDEGFRRLTEEESSAIARSILEKRLEQPDGPRAALL; the protein is encoded by the coding sequence GTGGAAGCCAATCCTCGTAGCACCGGGCGTCTACCAGCTGCCTTCCTGACGCCTGGTTCGTCGTCCTTCATGGACTTCCTGTCCGAGCACCAGCCCGAGATCCTGCCGGGCAACCGGCAGCTGCCGCCCACCCAGGGCGTGCTCGAGGCTCCGCACGGTACGACCATCGTGGCCGTGACGTTCCCCGGCGGCGTGGTGCTCGCCGGTGACCGGCGAGCGACGATGGGCAACGTCATCGCGCAGCGCGACATCGAGAAGGTGTTCCCTGCCGACGAGTACTCGGCGGTGGGCATCGCGGGCACGGCGGGTCTCGCCGTGGAGATGGTCAAGCTCTTCCAGTTGGAGCTGGAGCACTTCGAGAAGGTGGAGGGTGCCACGCTCTCGCTGGAGGGCAAGGCGAACCGCCTCTCGACGATGATCCGGAGCAACCTCGGCATGGCCATGCAGGGCCTCGCCGTGGTGCCGCTCTTCGCGGGGTACGACGTGGACCGCGAGAAGGGGCGCATCTTCTCGTACGACGTCACGGGCGGGCGTTCCGAAGAGCACGGTTTCGCGGCGACCGGTTCGGGTTCGGTCTTCGCGCGCGGTGCGATGAAGAAGCTCTACCACGACGCTCTGACGGAGGAGCAGGCGACGACCCTGGTCATCCAGGCGTTGTACGACGCGGCCGACGACGACTCGGCGACGGGCGGTCCCGACATGGCCCGCCGGATCTTCCCCATCGTCACCGTGATCTCCGACGAGGGTTTCCGGCGGCTGACGGAGGAGGAGTCCTCCGCGATCGCGCGCTCGATCCTGGAGAAGCGTCTGGAACAGCCCGACGGCCCGCGTGCCGCGCTGCTCTGA
- the dop gene encoding depupylase/deamidase Dop, with translation MTVRRVMGIETEYGISVPGHPNANAMLTSSQIVNAYAAAMHRARRARWDFEEENPLRDARGFDLAREAADASQLTDEDIGLANVILTNGARLYVDHAHPEYSSPEITNPWDAVLWDKAGERIMAEAAERAAQLPGAQPIHLYKNNTDNKGASYGTHENYLMKRETPFSDIVRHLTPFFVSRQVVTGAGRVGIGQDGHEHGFQLSQRADYFEVEVGLETTLKRPIINTRDEPHSDAEKYRRLHVIIGDANLSEISTYLKLGTTSLVLAMIEDGFIAVDLAVDQPVRTLHQVSHDPSLKHLVTLRSGRSLTAVQLQMEYFELARKYVEERYGADADEQTKDVLARWEDVLGRLESDPMSLSGELDWVAKRELMEGYRRRDGLDWDAARLHLVDLQYADVRAEKGLYNRLVARGKMKRLLDEADVERARSKPPEDTRAYFRGRCLEQYADDVAAASWDSVIFDLPGRDSLQRVPTLEPLRGTRNHVKELLDRCRTAEDLVRVLSGG, from the coding sequence ATGACCGTACGGCGAGTAATGGGCATCGAGACGGAGTACGGCATCTCCGTCCCCGGCCACCCCAACGCCAATGCCATGCTCACCTCGTCCCAGATCGTCAACGCCTATGCCGCGGCGATGCACCGGGCGCGACGCGCCCGCTGGGACTTCGAGGAGGAGAACCCGCTGCGGGACGCGCGGGGTTTCGACCTCGCCCGCGAGGCCGCCGACGCCAGCCAGCTGACCGACGAGGACATCGGCCTCGCCAACGTCATCCTGACCAACGGCGCACGCCTGTACGTCGACCACGCACACCCCGAGTACAGCTCGCCGGAGATCACCAACCCCTGGGACGCGGTCCTGTGGGACAAGGCCGGCGAACGCATCATGGCCGAGGCCGCCGAGCGCGCGGCGCAGCTCCCCGGCGCCCAGCCGATCCACCTCTACAAGAACAACACCGACAACAAGGGCGCCTCCTACGGGACGCACGAGAACTACCTGATGAAGCGGGAGACCCCCTTCTCGGACATCGTGCGGCACCTGACGCCCTTCTTCGTCTCCCGGCAGGTCGTCACCGGCGCGGGACGCGTCGGCATCGGCCAGGACGGCCACGAGCACGGCTTCCAGCTCAGCCAGCGCGCCGACTACTTCGAGGTCGAGGTCGGCCTGGAGACGACGCTCAAGCGGCCCATCATCAACACCCGGGACGAACCGCACTCGGACGCCGAGAAGTACCGCAGGCTGCACGTGATCATCGGGGACGCGAACCTCTCCGAGATCTCGACGTACCTCAAGCTGGGCACCACCTCGCTCGTCCTCGCGATGATCGAGGACGGCTTCATCGCGGTGGACCTCGCGGTGGACCAGCCGGTGCGCACCCTGCACCAGGTCTCGCACGACCCCTCGCTCAAGCACCTGGTCACGCTCCGCAGCGGCCGCTCACTCACCGCGGTCCAGCTCCAGATGGAGTACTTCGAGCTGGCCCGCAAGTACGTGGAGGAGCGCTACGGCGCCGACGCGGACGAGCAGACCAAGGACGTGCTCGCCCGCTGGGAGGACGTCCTCGGGCGCCTGGAGAGCGATCCGATGAGCCTGTCCGGAGAACTCGACTGGGTCGCCAAGCGAGAGCTGATGGAGGGCTACCGCCGCCGTGACGGCCTCGACTGGGACGCCGCGCGGCTCCACCTGGTCGACCTCCAGTACGCCGACGTACGGGCCGAGAAGGGCCTGTACAACCGCCTGGTGGCCCGGGGCAAGATGAAGCGGCTCCTGGACGAGGCGGACGTCGAGCGGGCCAGGAGCAAGCCGCCCGAGGACACGCGCGCGTACTTCCGCGGGCGCTGCCTCGAGCAGTACGCGGACGACGTGGCCGCGGCGTCCTGGGACTCGGTCATCTTCGACCTGCCGGGCCGTGACTCGCTGCAACGGGTACCCACGCTGGAGCCCCTGCGCGGCACGAGGAACCACGTCAAGGAACTTCTGGACCGCTGCCGTACGGCGGAAGACCTGGTACGGGTGCTGTCCGGGGGCTGA
- a CDS encoding endonuclease VII domain-containing protein, whose amino-acid sequence MTDLPRCRECVAEYGAAHDRRRREALGKPVRGICPSASAIHVDHCHATGKVRGVLCFNCNSGIGKLGDDPDRTRRAAAYLEGNSWKPILVAPGVYQLPS is encoded by the coding sequence ATGACCGACCTGCCGCGGTGCCGGGAGTGCGTGGCCGAGTACGGCGCGGCGCACGACCGGCGCCGTCGGGAGGCCCTCGGCAAGCCGGTGCGGGGGATCTGTCCCAGCGCCTCCGCAATCCATGTGGATCACTGCCACGCGACGGGTAAGGTCCGTGGCGTACTGTGCTTCAACTGCAATTCGGGCATCGGCAAGTTGGGGGACGACCCCGACAGGACCCGCCGAGCCGCCGCTTACCTGGAAGGAAACTCGTGGAAGCCAATCCTCGTAGCACCGGGCGTCTACCAGCTGCCTTCCTGA
- a CDS encoding ubiquitin-like protein Pup: MATKDTGGGQQKATRSTEETEEQTQDAQGSEDLKERQEKLSDDVDSVLDEIDDVLEENAEDFVRSFVQKGGQ, from the coding sequence ATGGCGACCAAGGACACCGGCGGCGGGCAGCAGAAGGCGACGCGCTCCACCGAGGAGACCGAGGAGCAGACGCAGGACGCGCAGGGCTCCGAGGACCTCAAGGAGCGCCAGGAGAAGCTGAGCGACGACGTGGACTCCGTGCTGGACGAGATCGACGACGTCCTCGAGGAGAACGCCGAGGACTTCGTTCGCTCATTTGTGCAAAAAGGCGGTCAATGA